The Sporosarcina ureae genome includes a region encoding these proteins:
- a CDS encoding penicillin-binding transpeptidase domain-containing protein, with protein MQSKKRLRAAFLCFLICLLLVIGKLFHVQIIKHEWLKEKAEENWDIEIPFGAMRGDITDRSGKLIVGNKLAPTLYFMPAQNPDISSDIPAIAKILNMPPEALEEKLKKKTYMVKLAPEGKNITKEQGDEITKLQVAGLYVGVDFVRYYPYDDLLARLIGFTGYDGDGLAGIEYAYDEILNGTGDKVRLFTDAKGIALPHVEDSFEHGKDGSTLELTIDLKMHQIVERELKQAMEKYDATQALAIIMNPKTGELLSLASVPGFDPREYQSADSTIYNRNLPVWMTYEPGSTFKILTLAASLEEDVIDLENENFYDPGYKVVANARLRCWKREGHKDQTFLEVVENSCNPGFITMGQRLGSERLDRYIREFGFGSSTESGIAGESKGILFSKEAFGPVEQATTSFGQGISVTPIQQVQAVAAAINGGKLYKPYIVKSIKDSEGKTLKEFEPELKRQVISEETSAKVRHALESVVANGSGRNAFADGLRIGGKTGTAQKVENGRYKDGDYIVSFIGFAPADDPELLVYLAIDSPKNSIQFGGVIAAPIVGRIIEEIAPIANIERRKEQLEKEYRWGDAITFRSPDLLGMNEKELLSQNYTFKVKWHGKGKKVIRQLPAPHTLMTVEDTIHLYTE; from the coding sequence ATGCAGTCCAAAAAACGTTTACGTGCAGCCTTCTTATGCTTTCTTATCTGTCTATTACTCGTAATCGGCAAACTATTTCATGTTCAAATTATCAAGCATGAGTGGTTGAAAGAAAAGGCAGAAGAAAATTGGGATATTGAAATTCCTTTCGGTGCTATGCGTGGAGATATTACGGACCGAAGCGGTAAGTTGATTGTAGGTAATAAACTAGCCCCTACATTGTATTTCATGCCAGCTCAAAATCCTGACATTTCTAGCGACATACCTGCAATTGCAAAAATCCTTAACATGCCGCCAGAAGCTTTGGAAGAAAAGCTGAAGAAAAAAACGTATATGGTGAAATTAGCTCCCGAAGGAAAAAATATTACGAAGGAGCAAGGGGACGAGATTACTAAACTACAAGTAGCCGGATTGTATGTGGGAGTAGACTTCGTCCGATACTATCCATATGACGATCTATTAGCGCGGTTGATTGGTTTTACGGGCTATGATGGTGATGGTTTAGCAGGTATTGAGTATGCTTATGATGAAATTTTAAACGGAACAGGAGACAAAGTACGACTGTTCACGGATGCTAAAGGAATTGCATTGCCCCATGTAGAAGATAGTTTCGAACATGGAAAAGACGGCTCAACCTTGGAGCTGACCATCGATCTGAAAATGCATCAAATTGTGGAACGCGAACTGAAACAAGCAATGGAAAAGTATGATGCGACACAGGCGCTGGCTATCATTATGAATCCTAAAACAGGAGAATTATTGTCACTGGCATCTGTACCTGGCTTTGACCCGCGAGAATACCAATCAGCCGATTCCACTATCTATAATCGGAACTTACCCGTATGGATGACGTACGAGCCAGGTTCCACGTTTAAAATTCTTACACTGGCAGCTAGCTTGGAAGAAGATGTTATCGATTTAGAGAACGAAAATTTTTATGACCCTGGTTATAAAGTCGTTGCAAACGCTAGATTACGATGTTGGAAGCGAGAAGGTCATAAAGATCAAACATTTTTAGAAGTTGTAGAAAACTCGTGTAACCCGGGATTCATTACGATGGGGCAGCGGCTTGGAAGTGAAAGACTAGATCGCTATATTCGTGAATTCGGTTTCGGTAGCTCGACAGAATCAGGCATTGCTGGAGAATCGAAAGGTATTCTGTTTTCCAAAGAAGCATTTGGACCGGTAGAACAGGCAACTACTTCGTTCGGCCAAGGGATCTCTGTCACCCCCATCCAACAAGTGCAAGCAGTTGCCGCAGCTATTAATGGCGGTAAACTTTATAAGCCTTATATTGTCAAATCAATAAAGGACTCTGAAGGTAAGACATTAAAAGAATTTGAACCCGAATTAAAAAGACAAGTAATCAGTGAAGAAACATCGGCTAAAGTGCGGCATGCGCTTGAATCTGTTGTGGCTAACGGATCGGGTCGTAATGCGTTTGCAGATGGACTTCGAATAGGTGGTAAAACAGGGACGGCACAGAAAGTAGAGAATGGTCGTTATAAAGATGGCGATTATATCGTCTCCTTCATTGGTTTCGCGCCTGCAGACGACCCTGAATTACTCGTGTACCTAGCTATTGATAGTCCAAAGAACTCCATTCAGTTCGGTGGAGTAATCGCTGCACCCATCGTGGGACGCATCATTGAAGAAATTGCCCCGATTGCTAATATTGAAAGAAGAAAAGAGCAATTAGAAAAAGAATACCGATGGGGAGACGCGATCACATTCCGTTCACCTGATTTACTTGGAATGAATGAAAAAGAATTGCTGTCTCAAAATTACACGTTTAAAGTTAAATGGCATGGAAAAGGTAAGAAAGTGATTCGACAGTTACCCGCTCCCCATACTTTAATGACCGTAGAAGACACGATTCATTTGTATACAGAATAA
- the mraY gene encoding phospho-N-acetylmuramoyl-pentapeptide-transferase has translation MTLGTTVTIIAVAFFVSAMIGVIIIPLLRRLKFGQSIREEGPKAHLKKAGTPTMGGLIFLLSISISTLALSYINDTLTTHTIVLLIVLIGFGIIGFLDDFIIIVAKRNLGLTSLQKLIGQIIIAIVAFFLLKLGPFETTVMIPFTKLGIDLGVFYVAFLVFWLVGFSNAVNLTDGLDGLVGGTSTIAFTAFGVLALVYEQNDIALFAFVVAGAMLGFLLFNIKPAKVFMGDTGSLALGGVLAMISVLIKQELLLLIIGIVFVVETLSVIIQVISFKMTGRRVFKMSPIHHHFELSGWSEWKVVIVFWGVALLAALVPVFLEVM, from the coding sequence ATGACACTCGGCACCACAGTTACGATCATCGCTGTCGCATTTTTCGTATCAGCGATGATCGGGGTGATCATCATCCCATTACTTAGAAGGTTGAAATTTGGTCAAAGCATACGGGAAGAGGGTCCGAAAGCACATTTGAAGAAAGCGGGCACGCCCACAATGGGCGGGCTCATCTTTCTTCTTTCCATATCGATTTCAACACTCGCTTTATCTTACATAAACGACACATTAACTACTCATACGATTGTGTTATTGATCGTGCTGATTGGTTTCGGAATCATCGGCTTCCTGGATGACTTTATCATCATCGTAGCGAAGCGTAACTTAGGATTGACATCACTTCAGAAATTAATAGGCCAGATCATCATTGCGATCGTTGCCTTTTTCTTGCTGAAACTCGGACCATTCGAAACTACAGTCATGATTCCTTTCACGAAACTAGGAATAGATCTCGGTGTATTTTATGTGGCATTTTTGGTCTTTTGGCTCGTAGGTTTTTCTAACGCAGTCAACTTAACAGATGGATTGGATGGTCTCGTCGGTGGTACATCGACTATAGCATTCACTGCATTTGGTGTATTGGCGTTAGTGTATGAACAGAACGATATCGCATTATTTGCATTCGTCGTAGCAGGTGCGATGCTTGGATTTTTATTATTCAATATCAAACCAGCGAAAGTATTCATGGGAGACACGGGTTCATTGGCATTAGGGGGCGTACTCGCTATGATTTCCGTATTGATCAAACAGGAACTATTATTGTTGATCATCGGAATTGTATTCGTAGTAGAAACGCTTTCCGTCATCATTCAAGTCATTAGTTTTAAAATGACTGGAAGACGCGTCTTTAAAATGAGTCCTATCCATCATCACTTTGAATTATCGGGTTGGTCTGAATGGAAAGTAGTGATTGTGTTCTGGGGAGTGGCATTGCTTGCGGCCCTTGTACCGGTCTTCTTGGAGGTCATGTAG
- the murD gene encoding UDP-N-acetylmuramoyl-L-alanine--D-glutamate ligase → MKNTEQFIGKRVLVVGLAKSGMAAAGLLYRLGAEVVVNDSKPLEGNEEAIELQTQGIEVIGGGHPSNLLERNFDFIVKNPGIPYSNSLIASAVKQKIPIWTEVELAGILSEAPIIAITGSNGKTTTTTLLYHMLNMAKKNPLIAGNIGTVSCTVAEKAQENEVIVLEASSFQLAGTENFTPHIAIFTNLYEAHLDYHGSMQEYLDAKLQVARNQTSEEYLIYNADQRVIQEAIESLESQKVPFSVLGKTREGISADGQWIYWQGEPFIEMKHIKLPGQHNLENILSATAAAILSGCEKTAIENVLSSFTGVRHRMQFVREANSRTIYNDSKATNTLATKSALSSFKMPIVLIAGGLDRGHSFEELRPYMKNVRAVVTIGETAERFEEFAKSCGVTNTARASTMDEAVEKAYACSCEDDVILLSPSCASWDQYKSFENRGDQFVDAVMRL, encoded by the coding sequence ATGAAGAATACAGAACAATTCATAGGAAAAAGAGTACTTGTAGTTGGTCTAGCCAAAAGTGGAATGGCAGCAGCAGGTTTACTCTATCGTCTAGGAGCAGAAGTTGTAGTCAATGACTCTAAGCCGTTAGAAGGGAATGAAGAGGCGATAGAGCTTCAAACTCAAGGAATTGAAGTCATTGGCGGGGGGCACCCAAGTAATTTGCTGGAACGAAATTTCGACTTCATCGTGAAAAATCCAGGGATTCCTTATAGTAATTCATTGATAGCTAGTGCTGTTAAGCAAAAAATCCCGATTTGGACCGAAGTGGAGTTAGCAGGTATTCTCAGTGAAGCACCGATCATCGCCATTACGGGTTCAAATGGTAAAACGACTACTACGACATTGCTATATCACATGCTTAATATGGCAAAGAAAAACCCGTTGATTGCCGGCAATATTGGAACTGTTTCTTGTACAGTGGCGGAAAAAGCTCAGGAGAATGAAGTGATTGTACTTGAGGCCTCTTCATTCCAATTAGCTGGAACAGAAAATTTCACTCCGCATATAGCGATTTTCACGAATTTATATGAAGCGCATTTGGATTATCATGGGTCCATGCAAGAGTACTTGGATGCCAAGTTACAAGTGGCCCGCAATCAAACTTCAGAAGAATACTTGATATATAACGCTGATCAAAGGGTAATCCAAGAAGCAATAGAATCACTTGAATCTCAAAAAGTTCCATTCTCGGTACTTGGAAAAACTAGAGAAGGTATTTCAGCAGATGGGCAATGGATTTATTGGCAAGGTGAACCTTTCATAGAAATGAAGCATATTAAATTGCCGGGCCAGCACAACTTAGAAAATATCTTATCTGCAACAGCTGCAGCCATATTGTCAGGGTGTGAAAAAACTGCAATAGAAAATGTCTTAAGTTCTTTCACCGGTGTTCGCCACCGCATGCAGTTTGTTCGCGAAGCGAATAGCCGAACCATATACAATGATTCAAAAGCGACCAATACGTTAGCGACAAAAAGTGCGCTTTCCTCATTTAAGATGCCAATCGTCTTGATTGCCGGTGGACTTGACAGAGGTCATTCATTTGAAGAATTACGACCTTACATGAAAAATGTCCGTGCTGTCGTGACGATAGGGGAGACAGCAGAGCGTTTTGAAGAGTTTGCTAAATCTTGTGGTGTGACAAATACGGCCCGGGCATCTACTATGGACGAGGCTGTTGAGAAGGCATATGCATGTAGCTGTGAAGACGATGTGATTTTATTGTCGCCAAGCTGTGCAAGTTGGGATCAATACAAAAGCTTTGAAAACCGTGGTGACCAATTTGTTGACGCGGTAATGAGGTTGTAA
- the ftsW gene encoding putative lipid II flippase FtsW, translated as MRTLERTYRIIFLTTALLLSLIGLVFVQSAGSYWGEVHYQDSSPFIVKQGVYMVISLAVAYVLVKSPLTSHPKFWTYCYIASTLMLVAVLIPGIGVVRNGSQSWIALGPISLQPAEFVKVALLGKLASGMKKHKEKSWQWQHFAWILLPATLIMLQPDLGSAVIMIVSAFVILFLAGYPLSFFIFLFVSGLGAFIALILAAPYRLDRIKSYIDPWNDPLGTGFQSIQSLFAIAPGGLFGHGFGNSRQKFLYLPEPQNDFIFSIIAEEIGFIGAAFIVVLFILLFASAFGIAIRLNNWNSFLIVTGMVSMITFQTFLNMGVVSGLLPVTGVTLPFISYGGSSLLTTWLAVGTILHYSANKKAG; from the coding sequence ATGCGAACGCTGGAAAGAACCTACCGAATAATCTTTTTGACAACCGCCTTACTACTATCGCTGATTGGATTAGTATTTGTGCAATCAGCGGGATCTTATTGGGGAGAAGTGCATTACCAAGATTCTTCTCCATTTATCGTCAAGCAAGGTGTTTACATGGTGATTTCCTTAGCTGTTGCGTATGTACTGGTCAAAAGCCCACTAACATCTCATCCTAAATTTTGGACCTATTGTTATATCGCTTCGACTTTAATGTTGGTGGCAGTATTAATACCAGGCATTGGAGTGGTGCGAAATGGCTCTCAAAGTTGGATCGCTCTTGGTCCCATCAGTTTGCAACCAGCGGAATTCGTGAAGGTGGCTTTACTAGGGAAGTTAGCCAGCGGTATGAAGAAACATAAAGAAAAGTCTTGGCAATGGCAACACTTTGCATGGATTTTATTACCTGCAACGTTGATCATGTTGCAACCTGACCTTGGCTCTGCCGTCATTATGATAGTGTCCGCGTTTGTTATCCTTTTCTTAGCGGGCTATCCATTGTCATTCTTTATTTTTCTTTTCGTCTCAGGGCTCGGTGCTTTTATTGCGCTCATTCTAGCTGCACCATATCGTTTAGATCGAATTAAATCCTATATTGATCCGTGGAATGATCCTCTCGGTACGGGGTTTCAAAGTATACAATCTTTATTCGCAATTGCCCCTGGTGGATTATTTGGCCATGGTTTCGGGAATAGTCGTCAAAAGTTTTTGTACTTGCCTGAACCACAAAATGATTTTATCTTTTCCATCATTGCAGAAGAAATCGGGTTTATCGGTGCAGCCTTTATCGTGGTGCTGTTTATCTTGTTATTCGCTTCTGCATTCGGCATAGCGATACGACTGAACAACTGGAATTCGTTTTTAATTGTTACCGGTATGGTGTCCATGATCACTTTCCAAACGTTTTTAAATATGGGAGTCGTCTCAGGTTTGCTACCCGTGACAGGCGTGACGTTGCCTTTCATTAGTTATGGAGGTTCCTCGCTGTTGACTACGTGGCTTGCTGTCGGAACGATTCTACACTACTCTGCGAATAAAAAGGCAGGATGA
- a CDS encoding cell division protein FtsQ/DivIB — MEKVIDIEDRIPSMRKKRRRRANMSFLLLVVIFVLVLLALLYFQSSLSDVSKISINETVLQDSEVYKDQSGLYKGQSLWGFRAKDIENNIQKIPGVKDAKVKRDFYNDVSIHVTEWEPVAYIENQTQYDLLLENGDRLEATDPDILSHAPILSGFTEPDVTERMINQLQEMDSTVFELLSELRYEGEDKIDVFMSDGYEVHALILGFADKMSYYPDIIAQLPKEEKGVLDIEIGVYFKTYTDFYKEPVPVDVEIPQPVEEPNVTKGKPADVETTKEEKSEQETE, encoded by the coding sequence GTGGAAAAAGTAATAGATATTGAAGATCGGATTCCATCCATGCGTAAAAAACGCAGAAGAAGAGCCAACATGAGTTTTCTTCTGCTCGTCGTGATATTCGTCCTTGTTCTTCTTGCCTTATTGTATTTCCAATCTTCATTAAGCGATGTTTCGAAAATATCCATTAATGAGACTGTTTTACAAGATAGTGAGGTCTATAAGGATCAGAGTGGTTTGTATAAGGGGCAATCATTGTGGGGATTTCGTGCTAAAGATATAGAAAATAATATTCAAAAAATTCCTGGCGTGAAAGATGCAAAAGTAAAACGTGATTTTTATAACGACGTTTCGATACATGTCACGGAATGGGAACCGGTTGCTTATATAGAGAATCAAACTCAATATGATCTATTGTTGGAAAATGGTGATCGCTTAGAAGCAACTGATCCTGACATTCTTTCACATGCACCCATCCTATCGGGTTTTACCGAACCTGATGTGACAGAACGAATGATCAATCAACTCCAAGAGATGGATAGTACAGTTTTTGAACTCCTCTCCGAGCTTCGTTATGAAGGAGAGGATAAAATTGACGTATTTATGAGTGATGGATATGAAGTACATGCGTTAATTTTAGGCTTTGCTGATAAAATGTCCTACTACCCCGATATTATCGCACAATTGCCTAAAGAAGAAAAAGGTGTGTTGGATATTGAAATTGGTGTGTACTTTAAAACATATACAGATTTCTACAAAGAACCAGTACCGGTAGATGTGGAGATTCCGCAGCCAGTTGAAGAGCCAAACGTAACAAAAGGTAAACCGGCAGATGTAGAAACGACTAAGGAGGAAAAGAGTGAGCAAGAAACTGAATAA
- a CDS encoding DUF881 domain-containing protein yields MSKKLNKTREKRGKQLVLSIVFLVLGFMLAFSYRTIGSKQQELDPEQTNLFQQEEQYRAELIDQQERNKELTNELLKKQQQVHSFEQDFSDKEKNHAVLVEKARDLRLLLGDIPSKGAGVKVTLEDADYDPSVQNPNDYIVHESHVLRVINELKIAGAQGMTINGQRINSNSYIKCTGPVIMVDGRTFPAPFIIEAVGDPKVLSPALHLKGSVIDGLLRDNIVVTLEEMKEVQLPAIRDEV; encoded by the coding sequence GTGAGCAAGAAACTGAATAAAACTAGAGAGAAACGCGGCAAGCAATTAGTGCTGTCTATCGTATTTCTAGTATTGGGCTTCATGCTTGCGTTTTCCTATAGAACAATTGGTAGTAAGCAACAGGAGCTAGATCCAGAGCAAACCAATTTATTTCAGCAAGAAGAACAGTATCGTGCAGAGCTGATCGACCAGCAAGAAAGAAACAAGGAATTGACAAATGAGTTACTCAAGAAACAACAACAAGTACATTCGTTTGAACAAGATTTCTCCGATAAAGAAAAAAATCATGCGGTTCTTGTAGAAAAAGCACGGGATTTACGATTATTGCTTGGAGATATACCGTCAAAAGGTGCGGGAGTCAAAGTAACGCTGGAAGATGCAGATTATGATCCTTCGGTACAGAATCCAAATGATTATATCGTCCATGAAAGTCATGTTTTACGTGTAATCAATGAATTGAAAATCGCAGGTGCGCAAGGAATGACGATCAACGGGCAACGAATTAATTCGAATTCGTATATAAAATGTACAGGCCCTGTTATTATGGTTGATGGTAGAACGTTTCCGGCACCTTTTATAATAGAAGCAGTAGGAGATCCGAAAGTGCTATCTCCGGCATTGCATTTAAAAGGCAGTGTCATAGATGGCTTGTTGCGAGATAATATTGTCGTCACACTAGAAGAAATGAAGGAAGTTCAACTGCCTGCGATTCGTGACGAAGTATGA
- a CDS encoding DUF881 domain-containing protein, which translates to MKRKTHWKFTLILGIVGFVLALQYNSMNTTSPRDTRDLWAIRKELSSEKKIHSELLEEIRGIDQTLAAYNASPEANAASVLQDTLDKLYKQAGFMPTTGPGFVIEVAPSPESIALGYEIEPVSSELLAWFINVVNQQQGNELEIDGKRFTTLSWIRDINGNLTVSGEVVSTPPFDIKVVSPSKEASEKLYNQLLTTAIQDEFYLDDLILTISEPADRITLQGWTGGFENRFLKEQTKEE; encoded by the coding sequence GTGAAACGAAAAACACACTGGAAGTTCACGTTGATTCTCGGTATAGTGGGGTTTGTATTGGCTTTGCAATATAACTCGATGAATACTACATCTCCACGAGACACACGAGATTTATGGGCTATTCGTAAAGAGTTATCGAGTGAAAAGAAAATTCACTCTGAACTCTTAGAAGAGATCAGGGGGATTGACCAAACACTTGCTGCGTATAATGCATCACCTGAAGCCAATGCGGCAAGTGTGTTACAGGACACGTTAGATAAATTGTATAAACAAGCGGGATTCATGCCGACCACTGGTCCAGGATTTGTAATAGAGGTTGCTCCATCACCAGAAAGTATTGCGTTAGGTTATGAAATAGAGCCAGTCTCATCTGAACTGCTAGCTTGGTTTATTAATGTGGTGAATCAACAACAAGGCAACGAATTGGAGATTGACGGCAAGCGCTTTACTACTTTGAGTTGGATTCGGGATATTAACGGGAATCTAACTGTCAGTGGAGAAGTGGTTTCCACACCACCGTTCGATATTAAAGTCGTTTCTCCTTCAAAAGAGGCAAGTGAAAAATTGTATAATCAATTATTGACTACTGCCATCCAAGATGAATTTTACTTGGACGACTTAATTTTGACAATTAGTGAACCAGCGGATCGCATTACGTTACAAGGCTGGACGGGTGGTTTTGAAAATCGGTTTTTAAAAGAACAAACAAAGGAGGAATGA
- a CDS encoding small basic family protein has translation MWLPLLGLLLGVSLGLLSDIQIPQVYNNYLTIAILAAFDTLFGGIRAYLQQVYDDRIFVSGFFFNILLAAALAFIGVHLGVDLYLAAVFAFGVRLFQNIAIIRRILLAKWTSRNKNPDTNA, from the coding sequence ATGTGGCTACCCTTACTTGGGCTCCTCCTTGGCGTTTCACTAGGTTTGCTCTCGGATATACAAATCCCGCAAGTATATAATAACTATTTAACTATTGCGATTCTCGCTGCATTTGATACACTATTTGGTGGAATCAGAGCCTATCTTCAGCAAGTGTATGACGACAGAATATTCGTCAGTGGATTTTTCTTCAACATACTATTAGCAGCAGCACTCGCGTTTATCGGTGTACACCTAGGTGTAGATTTATACTTGGCAGCAGTTTTCGCATTTGGCGTACGATTGTTCCAAAATATAGCGATTATTAGAAGAATCTTGCTTGCAAAATGGACAAGTAGAAACAAAAATCCTGATACAAATGCGTAA
- the ftsA gene encoding cell division protein FtsA yields the protein MSKSNHYVSLDIGSSTIKVLIGEMDQNALHVIGVGNVQSAGIRKGTIIDIDATVQSIRKAIEQAERMTGLKIEEVVLGIPANGVQFQNVKGVVAVNSENREITDDDLERVMKSSQVMNVPPEREFVNLVPKQFIVDDYDEITDPRGMMGVRLEMDATLITTSKTQLHNILRCVEKAGLQIREIYLQPLAAGTFALSEDEMYHGTAFIDIGGGSTTVSVFAENRLISTSVLPVGGDHITKDLSIVLKTPTEQARMIKHQYGHAYYDDASDEELFEVPVVGSDAKDQYSQRYISDVIGSRLEELFELILEDLYATGIRDLPGGIVITGGTAKLDGILQLARDVFKTRARLYTPEYIGVREPMYSTAVGLIRYAYMEDVFFGYEEEPVGSPQSSESIYEVVEPSARPVKPKKEKGQGFMKRAKKVFDNFFE from the coding sequence TTGAGTAAATCAAATCATTACGTATCACTTGATATAGGATCATCTACAATTAAAGTCTTAATTGGAGAGATGGATCAAAATGCCCTGCATGTAATCGGTGTAGGAAATGTACAATCTGCTGGAATTCGCAAAGGAACAATTATTGATATTGATGCCACTGTCCAATCAATCCGTAAGGCGATTGAACAGGCTGAAAGAATGACAGGCTTGAAAATTGAAGAAGTAGTTCTTGGCATCCCTGCAAATGGTGTCCAGTTCCAAAACGTCAAAGGCGTTGTGGCAGTGAACTCTGAAAATCGTGAAATCACCGATGACGATCTTGAAAGAGTAATGAAATCATCACAAGTTATGAATGTCCCACCCGAAAGAGAATTCGTCAATTTAGTGCCGAAACAATTTATTGTCGATGATTATGATGAAATCACCGACCCCCGTGGTATGATGGGAGTAAGATTGGAAATGGACGCAACGTTAATTACGACGTCCAAAACTCAACTACATAACATTTTACGCTGTGTAGAAAAAGCTGGTTTACAAATTCGCGAAATTTATTTGCAACCATTGGCGGCAGGTACATTCGCGTTATCCGAAGATGAAATGTATCATGGAACTGCCTTCATCGATATTGGCGGAGGGTCAACTACGGTTTCGGTATTTGCTGAAAATCGTCTGATCAGCACGTCCGTATTACCTGTTGGTGGAGACCATATTACAAAAGATTTATCAATTGTCTTAAAGACACCTACAGAGCAAGCAAGAATGATTAAGCATCAGTATGGACATGCCTATTATGATGATGCTTCAGATGAAGAATTATTTGAAGTACCCGTAGTGGGCTCGGATGCAAAAGATCAATACAGCCAACGGTATATCTCTGACGTGATCGGTTCACGTCTTGAAGAATTATTCGAATTAATTCTCGAAGATTTGTACGCAACAGGTATTCGTGACTTGCCTGGCGGTATCGTGATCACTGGCGGTACAGCTAAGCTAGATGGAATATTACAATTAGCTCGTGATGTCTTTAAAACAAGAGCTAGATTATACACACCAGAATATATTGGTGTCCGTGAGCCGATGTATTCTACTGCGGTTGGCTTGATTCGCTATGCGTATATGGAGGATGTGTTCTTTGGCTATGAAGAAGAGCCGGTTGGTTCACCTCAATCATCAGAATCCATTTATGAAGTCGTGGAACCTTCAGCTAGACCAGTTAAACCGAAAAAAGAAAAAGGTCAAGGATTCATGAAACGCGCTAAAAAAGTATTCGACAATTTCTTTGAGTAA
- the ftsZ gene encoding cell division protein FtsZ: protein MLEFETNIDALAVIKVIGVGGGGNNAVNRMIEHGVQGVEFIAVNTDAQALQLSSAEIKLQIGEKLTRGLGAGANPEVGKKAAEESKEQIEEALRGADMVFVTAGMGGGTGTGAAPVIAQIAKDIGALTVGVVTRPFTFEGRKRSTSAAGGIASMKEAIDTLIVIPNDKLLEIVDKNTPMLEAFREADNVLRQGVQGISDLIAVPGLINLDFADVKTIMYNKGSALMGIGMSTGENRAAEAAKKAISSPLLETSIDGAKGVLMNITGGSNLSLFEVQEAADIVATASDENVNMIFGSVINDDLKDEIIVTVIATGFNEEQLAPSRQRGAGVTGGVRPQRPAQQQPPTQSRYEEQPRYEQQSEPRQPQVNQHQHEEQLDIPTFLRNRTRRK from the coding sequence ATGCTTGAATTTGAGACGAACATAGATGCATTAGCGGTAATTAAAGTTATTGGAGTGGGCGGCGGCGGAAACAATGCGGTCAACCGTATGATTGAACATGGAGTGCAAGGCGTAGAGTTTATCGCAGTAAACACGGATGCTCAAGCATTGCAATTATCATCAGCTGAAATCAAACTACAAATCGGTGAGAAGCTCACTAGAGGACTAGGTGCAGGCGCAAACCCTGAAGTAGGTAAAAAAGCAGCTGAAGAAAGTAAAGAGCAGATCGAAGAAGCTTTACGTGGGGCAGACATGGTATTCGTTACAGCTGGAATGGGCGGCGGAACTGGTACAGGTGCAGCACCGGTTATTGCGCAAATCGCTAAAGATATTGGCGCATTGACTGTAGGGGTAGTTACACGTCCGTTTACATTCGAAGGTAGAAAGAGATCTACTTCAGCAGCTGGCGGTATCGCAAGCATGAAAGAAGCAATCGATACGCTAATTGTGATTCCAAATGATAAACTGCTTGAGATTGTAGACAAAAACACTCCAATGCTGGAAGCGTTTAGAGAAGCAGACAATGTATTGCGTCAAGGTGTCCAAGGTATCTCTGATCTAATCGCAGTACCTGGATTGATTAACCTCGACTTTGCTGACGTGAAAACCATCATGTATAACAAAGGTTCTGCATTGATGGGTATCGGTATGTCTACTGGTGAAAATCGTGCTGCAGAAGCAGCGAAAAAAGCGATTTCTAGTCCATTGCTTGAAACATCCATCGATGGAGCAAAAGGTGTCTTGATGAACATTACAGGCGGCTCAAACTTGAGCTTGTTTGAAGTACAAGAAGCAGCTGACATTGTTGCTACTGCGTCAGACGAAAACGTCAACATGATCTTCGGTTCTGTCATCAACGACGACTTAAAAGATGAAATCATCGTTACGGTAATCGCGACAGGATTTAACGAAGAACAATTAGCTCCGTCAAGACAAAGAGGTGCTGGTGTAACGGGTGGCGTTCGTCCACAACGACCTGCTCAGCAGCAACCACCGACACAAAGCAGATATGAAGAACAACCACGTTACGAGCAACAATCTGAGCCGAGACAACCACAGGTTAATCAGCATCAGCATGAAGAACAATTGGACATTCCAACGTTCTTACGTAATCGTACGCGTCGTAAATAA